DNA from Musa acuminata AAA Group cultivar baxijiao chromosome BXJ1-5, Cavendish_Baxijiao_AAA, whole genome shotgun sequence:
GTTAGCAAGCACCTTTACAGAAGATATAAATGGCATCCATTTTGGGATCATCTCGCGATCAGAGTAACAGTCATAAGCTACTGAACATGGAACATCGACTTCGATCTCAGAGCTGCATCCATACAAAGATCAAATCATCTTTCTATTACCTTTTGGCATGATCAAGTACAAACTCAAGCTCATCAAACAACTACCAGAACTGTAAGTTCACAAAGGCTAACAGCCATGGAGCTATGCTTAAAAGCTGAAACCTAATAAAAAATCAGTAAGTAATGGTGATAAAGATTATTTATGAATAGACATATTTATAAATGCCAAGTGACTTATGGATCCTTTTTGTAAATAGACATATTGATCCTGTCGACAAAAAGCCACGTGATAAGAATATGCAGGTTGTATGACTGCTGATCTGTCAATATTAATGATGTTCATGTTTTTTCAATTCACTGTAGTCGTTTTTGAGCTATCTCTTAGGATGCATCTCAAGAGCAGGTGACAGAAAGTCCCAGATTTGCTGAAACAAAGACCATTCTCGGTTGGTTCAAAAAGCATTCCCTAACTATGCTAGGATAATATTTCCTTCAAATGACTGATAacttattttttttcataatgcTTTAAAGCTACAACCAAAATCTTGCTAACTAGTCTTAACAAAACATGCACTGGAAAATTTTAAATGCATGCTGATTTATTGCTTGGATTTGTTTCCTAAAATCTTTGATCATTTGAGGAATTAAGAACTACTTTTAACTTTTCTCTTTTACTTGAAAGGCtttaccgaaaaaaaaaaagttcttgaCTTAAGGTGTGCACTGATTTGCTCCAGTATCAACCTTTTCCGCCCGATGTCAAATGTAGTagtgagaaagaagaagaaagcttggtCTTTTAACTCACAATACCTGATAAGAAAGCTGAAGAGCTAACGATCGGCCTGGTCTGCATTACCACAACCTTTTTCTTAGGAACCTTACTTAACAACTGTGTTTTCTCCCTTAATCTGATGGTTTCATTTCCCTTGAAtaattttcattcttttcttaTCGATCGGTATCGATTCGCTCTAAAAGGGACTTTACAGGTTCACATTAAAGTTGGTCAAGCCGGTTTCGGATCGGGTCCTCACAATCGCAACATAATCAGCAGATTCGAGCATCAAACAAGAAGACGACACCAGCAAACGGGCGAGGGAGGGTTCATTCGAGTACCTGCAATCCTGCCACTCCATGACAGGGGAGAAAGGTCTGACGGCGGTCCGCCTAGGGGAGGGCTTCCTCCTCGACGGACGCGAAGGGATTCTGAGGAAGAGGGCACTGGGGGAAGGCCTGAATCCCGCTCCCCTGACGGAAGCGAGGCTAAAGGCGGCGCCTTTCTCCGCATTCTTGAGGTGGGACAGAGGGGTTGGCCCCAAGGAGATGCAAGCAGCTGAACTCATTGGCtggtctctctctttctcccctcTTCcgctcctcttttctctctccaCAGAGACGGGAGACGGTGTTCGACGCCTGTGATTTGGGGTGGGGGGAGACTGGATATGATCTCATCGCACCTTCTTGACTCCACGTCGGTTCAATCTTGACCGTGATTTCTTGATCCAATGACTGCGTTGACTTGGTTCCGATTTGGGTCTCATTGAGGCAGTGGTCCTTAAATTCCTAATTTTTCATCAAATTCTACCGGAAGAAAAACTGAAAAATCgtgatataaaatataattattcttTTAAGAATACCTATTCGTATGTAACATAAAAAAAAGTACTATAAATTTAACATAACATAGAGCTCTCAACACACCTTATGCTAATGATGTTTGGAACATGTGAAATCGGCCTTATGATATTTAATATAGCATATATATTTTCCCTTCATATATCTCTTACTAACATTCACCTAAATTTTACATAAATAATAATGATTGTCCATAAGTAAATTGAATTAAAAATTACCTAAAACACAATAGTGTATGGTCGTTCCTTTAGCAACCAGctttgaggtcaccaacgtcattaAGGTTGGTTTCTGTCTTTgtcaatataatatatatatatatatatacttaattgGCAGAAATGTTATATATTATTTACTGAGttataattaagatattataatttcatacaatataaagattttattaacgataaatattttatagataattagttaaacataaacatgggATATATCAGATAATATCTGTTCACTTTGACTTCAAaagtcatcatcataatcattaactcaaaataaataaataaaattcaggACAAAAAAAGAATTAACAACAGCTGAACCATTAAAAATTGCTGTGGACTTTCAAAACAGTCCAAGGATATAATGATACCATCCAAGCCACAAGATGGGCCTTTCCTTCGTAATACCATCCGAATAGAAAACCATGAGAAAGAGTCACCGATCAAGCAACGTACGTCATATACATTTAAATCCATATACCTTAGTAATATACACACATTGAAGCAATCTATGTACATAATAAGAATGAAATGTCTGCTTGTTTGTTCATAGATCACTGTTCACATTAAGTATTAATTATTAGTACAGGTTTCAGCATTATCTTAAGACAACTGGCTGTCTATAACCAACCAAAAGTCTTTTCACTACTGTAGCACATGTACAGGAATCCATCTTCGTCTTTGTATGACCCGTATACGGAGTCCATGAGGCTGGCTgtaaaatcaattttagagagcaCTCATAAGCAGAGCATGTAACCAGAGATGAATTTGGATCATATTAAACGTATAAATAAGAATAGAATACCAACAAATTGTACCTGTTTGCGGCAAGGTATTTTTAACAAACACAAAAAGTGCTTTTCCAGGAGTGAGGTGCAGTCTGCTACTCAATATGTGAATAAATTGCCCAACAGACATGTCTTTAGGAACCAGATATCTGAAGAAGGATTGCAAAAACGATGAGATAATCATTATTTGACACGAAATCTCTCAACACCAGACATCCATATTCACATACACTGTTATAGTCTTTTCTTCTATACATCAAGAATGCTCTTCACATACACTGTTAAGGTCTTTTCTTCTATACAGCAAATATAAAAGTTTGATCCCGGTAAAATGAGTCGATTTGAGCATTCTATTCATCTGAAATTAATTgagtcaactagtaatattgtccTAAAAGAACACAATGATGGGAAAATAACCATGAAACTGACTATttagttggaaaccatgattcgcagTTGTTTTAGCAGCTATTCTTTAACGCAATCGATCATTGTTCCAGACTAAAGATAGTAGATCCATCTATTCTGAAATCCAGGAGAACAATTATGACTTCTGAAAAAAGAaacatacaagaaaaaaaatcttgtccAGGCTAAAGACACTCAAATTGATGCTTCACAACCACTAATCTAAGAATGTTTCTTCTTTTACTACAACTTCTGTTGCCACATTATTCTACTGATATTTGATGCATTCggatatttcaaaataaaaaatagagaaaaaaaatatggcCAATAGCCTTCCCTTCTCTTGGTCACCATTTCtccacttttatttttttttcctcccTCTAAATGCCTTCTATGCTACTACCAATTCTTTCATTTAAAATTGTAACAACTATATCTTCTATAAACCTTGGTTGCATTTTACATTTTTCTTCCTTCTATACTATAATACTGATAGTCAGACAATTATAATGTGACTATTAGCTATTGTCAAAATCAGCACTTGTATGCTTCCATACCTTTTAACAATTTCCCTAGTTTGATTGTCATGCACTCAGACCTTTTTGCTTAAGATTTTCATATACTTACTGAGATCTTTCTCATAGCTGCTGCTGGAATAATTTCAGCAGTCCACAACTGATTGCAATCATTTTCATCTGCTAAAATTTGGTCAATGTTGATTATGAAGGCTCGATATATTATATTGAGTCAACCACTTGACTAATCCTACAAAGAAGGCTGATAATGAGTTCTTGGTCAAAACATTTGGTTCATAAATAACACATGCGAATTCTATGGAGCAGCAATAAAGACACCAAGATGGATATACAGTATTACCGGGAAACACAAGATAAGTTGCAATTTTTAAATAGTCAGGATAGTATCATCAGAATTGTTTATCTAGCACATATAGTAAAGTCCATGTAGGTGAAATGAAATGTTCTGGTGTTACTTCCACCAATGCCAAATTAATTCATTCTTCGTATGTTTGGGAATAGCTAAACTAAATGTCCTATATGATATACAAGAGTAGCATTGCTCAAGATagagaaaataattatgaaaaaggACAATATTTATAAGTTGTTTTTCTCATAGCCACACCATAGGTGATAACTCATTaacaataaataacaaaatagGATTGTCATGCGCAGAATATACAAGAATTACTTTAAAATATACACTTGTATATTTGCtttagtaaaaataaaatttcaactcTAAGGTTGAAATTTTACGACATGAGACAACAATAAGGTTGCTTCTTTACGACTTGGGAAACCAGGATTCGAGTCACAGAAAcagtctctttaaatatttaaagctaAGGC
Protein-coding regions in this window:
- the LOC135674730 gene encoding autophagy-related protein 8i-like — protein: MKQKLISFKDEFSFGERLAESRDIVAKYPDRVPVIVERFSRSDLPDMEKRKYLVPKDMSVGQFIHILSSRLHLTPGKALFVFVKNTLPQTASLMDSVYGSYKDEDGFLYMCYSSEKTFGWL
- the LOC135674728 gene encoding uncharacterized protein LOC135674728 isoform X2, with amino-acid sequence MSSAACISLGPTPLSHLKNAEKGAAFSLASVRGAGFRPSPSALFLRIPSRPSRRKPSPRRTAVRPFSPVMEWQDCSSEIEVDVPCSVAYDCYSDREMIPKWMPFISSVKVLQDKPDLSRWALKYEVFGRDVEFSWLARNLQPIPNQKIHWRSLEGLPNRGAVRFFPKGPSSCRIQLTVSYEIPEILIPVASVSA